In Ruminiclostridium papyrosolvens DSM 2782, the following proteins share a genomic window:
- a CDS encoding endo-1,4-beta-xylanase — MFNKSKNRKFRIFSTLFSALLCACIINSSLPLTANAAMATGKAKWVGNIWYGGSAPSRYGDYWNQLTPENATKWGSCESQQGVYNFSQAKAMYNYCKTNKIPFKFHTLIWGSQYPNWLGGLSGSARKTAIENWYKAAAQNFPDAEYIDVVNEAMPGHAPFPYKNDIGGDNGLYGTGWDWIVWSFEMARKYFPNSKLLINDYNVLNEWSCLDQYIPVVKILKARNLIDGVGCQSHGLDKTSAANLKSRLDRLAATGVPIYISEFDLDIADDNTQKNKMQELFPVMYEHSAVKGVTIWGYLQGHTWIPNSHLLRSDGSERPAMTWLKQYMAKVPGDDVPVETRSAFSKLEAESYNDQSGIQNVTCDEGTEAVGYTENGDYTVYKNIDFSNGATGFLARVSSANSGGKIEIRLDSPTGTLIGTCPVSGTGDWQKFVDAKCTVSGVSGKHDLYLKFTGDSGYLINLNWFMFSNTPVSTDKIGDLNSDGQIDALDLLVLKKCILGMGTVENTKLADVDASGTIDSIDFVLMKQYILGQISVFPAEK, encoded by the coding sequence ATGTTTAACAAAAGTAAAAACCGTAAGTTCAGAATTTTTAGCACTTTATTTTCAGCACTTTTATGTGCCTGCATTATCAACAGTAGTTTACCGCTTACAGCAAATGCTGCAATGGCAACTGGCAAAGCTAAATGGGTTGGTAATATTTGGTATGGTGGTTCTGCGCCAAGCCGTTATGGAGACTATTGGAATCAGCTTACACCTGAAAATGCTACCAAGTGGGGTTCATGTGAATCACAGCAAGGCGTATACAATTTTAGTCAGGCTAAAGCAATGTATAATTACTGTAAAACAAACAAAATTCCTTTTAAGTTCCATACACTTATCTGGGGCTCACAGTATCCAAATTGGTTAGGCGGTTTATCCGGTTCAGCAAGAAAAACAGCCATAGAAAACTGGTATAAAGCTGCTGCACAGAATTTCCCGGATGCTGAATACATTGATGTTGTAAATGAAGCTATGCCCGGACATGCCCCATTCCCATACAAGAATGATATCGGAGGAGACAATGGTCTCTATGGTACAGGCTGGGATTGGATTGTATGGTCTTTTGAAATGGCTCGTAAATATTTCCCAAATTCAAAACTGCTGATTAATGACTATAATGTTTTGAATGAATGGTCTTGTCTTGACCAATATATACCTGTTGTAAAAATATTGAAGGCAAGAAACCTGATTGATGGTGTTGGTTGCCAATCACACGGACTTGATAAGACAAGCGCTGCAAATCTGAAGTCAAGACTGGACAGACTTGCTGCAACAGGTGTACCTATATATATTTCTGAATTTGATTTAGATATCGCAGATGATAATACACAGAAAAACAAGATGCAGGAGCTTTTCCCTGTAATGTATGAACATTCAGCAGTAAAAGGTGTTACTATCTGGGGATACTTGCAGGGACATACCTGGATTCCGAATTCTCACCTTCTGCGCAGTGACGGATCTGAAAGACCTGCAATGACTTGGTTAAAGCAGTATATGGCAAAAGTTCCGGGTGATGATGTACCTGTAGAAACAAGAAGTGCATTTTCAAAATTGGAAGCAGAAAGCTATAACGACCAGTCCGGAATACAGAACGTTACATGTGATGAAGGAACAGAGGCTGTGGGATATACAGAAAACGGAGATTATACCGTTTACAAGAATATTGATTTCTCAAACGGAGCTACAGGCTTCCTTGCAAGAGTATCAAGTGCTAACAGCGGAGGAAAAATCGAAATCAGACTTGATAGCCCTACAGGTACATTGATAGGAACTTGTCCGGTTTCAGGAACAGGGGACTGGCAGAAATTTGTGGATGCTAAGTGTACTGTCAGCGGTGTAAGCGGAAAGCATGACTTGTATCTGAAATTCACAGGAGACAGCGGTTACTTAATTAATCTAAATTGGTTTATGTTCAGCAACACTCCTGTTTCTACAGATAAAATAGGTGACTTGAATTCAGACGGACAAATAGATGCACTTGATTTGCTGGTATTGAAAAAGTGTATTTTAGGTATGGGAACTGTTGAAAATACAAAGCTTGCAGATGTGGATGCCAGCGGCACAATTGATTCCATTGATTTCGTACTTATGAAACAGTACATACTTGGTCAAATATCAGTATTTCCTGCTGAAAAATAA
- a CDS encoding family 43 glycosylhydrolase encodes MKKVRKIAALLSAISLFVPTVSYADNPIVQTLFTADPAPMVYKDTCYVYTGHDEDKLVNNFFTMNDWRCYSSTDMANWTDNGSPLSYSSFSWAKGDAWAGQCVQRNGKFYYYVPLTPKNGGTAIGVAVSDSPTGPFKDLIGKPLVSTGSGDIDPTVYIDDDGQAYLYWGNPNLYYVKLNQDMISYSGSIVKVPLTTASFGTRSKTDRPTTYEEGPWFYKRNSLYYMVFAAGPISEHIGYSTSTGPTGPWTYRGKIMPTQGSSFTNHPGVADFKGNSYFFYHNGALPDGGGYHRSVCVEQFKYNSDGTFPTINMTTTGPAQVGNLNPYVKTEAETICWESGIETEPCSEGGMNVAFIENGDYIKVKGVDFGTGAASFTARVSSANSGGNIELRLDSPTGKLVGTCAVKETGGWQTWVDKTCTVSGAEGIHDLYLKFTGGSGYLFNFNWWKFTKAGNTTVIGDLNGDNSVDSTDYALMKKYLLGIITDFPVENDIEAGDFNKDGVIDSIDFVLLKKYLLGTIPSLD; translated from the coding sequence ATGAAAAAAGTACGCAAAATTGCAGCTCTCTTATCAGCAATTTCTCTATTTGTTCCAACCGTAAGCTATGCGGACAACCCCATAGTGCAGACTTTATTTACTGCCGATCCGGCACCTATGGTATATAAAGATACTTGCTACGTGTATACGGGACATGATGAGGATAAATTGGTAAATAATTTCTTTACCATGAATGACTGGAGATGTTACTCCTCTACTGATATGGCAAACTGGACGGATAACGGTTCGCCACTGTCATACTCTTCCTTTAGCTGGGCAAAAGGAGATGCGTGGGCAGGTCAATGTGTTCAAAGAAACGGAAAGTTTTATTACTATGTCCCCCTGACACCTAAAAACGGAGGAACGGCAATAGGTGTTGCTGTATCGGACAGCCCTACAGGCCCGTTTAAAGATCTTATTGGAAAACCATTGGTTAGTACGGGCAGCGGCGACATTGACCCCACGGTATATATTGATGATGACGGACAGGCTTATCTGTACTGGGGCAATCCAAACCTCTACTATGTAAAGCTGAATCAGGATATGATTTCTTACTCAGGGAGTATTGTAAAGGTACCTTTAACAACTGCAAGCTTTGGAACAAGAAGTAAAACCGACAGGCCAACTACATATGAGGAAGGCCCATGGTTTTACAAACGCAACAGTTTATATTATATGGTCTTTGCGGCAGGTCCAATATCAGAGCATATAGGTTATTCCACCAGTACAGGGCCTACAGGACCTTGGACTTACCGTGGAAAAATTATGCCTACTCAGGGCAGCAGTTTTACGAATCATCCCGGAGTGGCTGATTTTAAGGGCAATTCCTATTTCTTCTATCATAATGGTGCTTTGCCGGATGGAGGAGGGTATCACCGTTCTGTGTGTGTTGAGCAGTTTAAGTACAATTCAGATGGTACTTTCCCCACGATAAACATGACTACAACCGGCCCTGCTCAAGTAGGCAATCTAAACCCTTATGTAAAAACCGAGGCGGAGACAATCTGCTGGGAATCAGGTATTGAAACAGAGCCCTGTAGTGAAGGTGGAATGAATGTAGCCTTTATTGAAAATGGAGACTACATAAAGGTAAAAGGTGTTGATTTTGGTACAGGAGCAGCTTCTTTTACTGCCAGAGTCTCTTCGGCTAACAGCGGCGGGAATATAGAACTGCGACTTGACAGTCCTACAGGAAAATTGGTAGGGACTTGTGCGGTTAAAGAAACAGGCGGCTGGCAGACTTGGGTGGATAAGACCTGTACTGTAAGCGGCGCGGAAGGTATACATGACTTGTATCTGAAATTTACGGGTGGAAGCGGTTATCTGTTCAACTTTAACTGGTGGAAGTTCACCAAAGCGGGGAACACAACTGTTATTGGAGACCTGAATGGAGATAATAGCGTGGATTCAACGGATTATGCTCTGATGAAGAAATATCTTTTGGGTATAATTACGGATTTCCCGGTTGAAAACGATATTGAAGCCGGAGACTTTAACAAGGATGGCGTTATTGACTCAATTGATTTTGTATTATTAAAAAAATATCTGCTTGGTACGATTCCAAGTCTAGATTAA
- a CDS encoding carbohydrate-binding protein, whose product MKKNILTKKTVWGMLAFVFAFTLIFTVPDFKAQAASLPTTPPSGYDKVQNNIPHGQVSYITYQSAATNSQRRARIYLPPNYSADKKYSVMYLLHGIGGNEDEWYANGAPNVILDNLIAAGKIQPFIVVLPNGNATASGVSDGWTNFTKDLTGSLMPYVESHYSVSTDRAHRTVAGLSMGGGQAFNIGLLNLNQFPYVGAFSAAPDTLPNAQLFPDNGAAAQQKLKFLFISYGTNDNLISFGTNVHNFCDSHSIPNTYFLIQGAGHDWNVWKQSLWNYSQMICEKGFTDYVPAEPISAFKQIEAEDFSSQSGVQTETCTEGGLNVGYIENGDYVVYNNVDFGTGATSFQARVASKANGGNIEIRLDSLTGPLVGTCEVKATGDWQTWTDAKCTVSGATGKHNLYLKFTGGSDYLMNFNWFKFGNTVQTLVGDLNGDASVDATDYVLMKKYILGLISEFPVADTLGAGDINKDGVIDSLDFAAFKKILLGTN is encoded by the coding sequence ATGAAAAAAAATATATTAACTAAAAAAACAGTTTGGGGAATGTTGGCATTTGTTTTTGCTTTCACTCTGATTTTTACAGTACCAGATTTTAAGGCTCAGGCTGCTTCCTTACCAACTACTCCACCTTCAGGATATGACAAGGTGCAGAACAATATCCCCCATGGTCAGGTAAGCTATATCACTTATCAGTCAGCAGCAACAAACAGCCAGAGAAGAGCAAGAATTTACTTGCCTCCAAACTACTCTGCAGACAAAAAATACAGTGTAATGTACTTATTGCATGGTATCGGTGGTAATGAAGACGAGTGGTACGCTAATGGTGCGCCTAATGTAATTCTTGATAATCTTATAGCGGCAGGCAAAATTCAGCCATTTATCGTTGTATTACCAAACGGAAATGCAACAGCAAGCGGTGTATCTGACGGTTGGACTAATTTTACTAAAGATTTAACAGGAAGTCTTATGCCTTACGTAGAATCACATTATTCAGTTTCAACTGACCGTGCTCACAGAACCGTTGCCGGTCTTTCAATGGGTGGCGGACAGGCATTTAATATAGGACTTCTGAATCTGAATCAATTCCCATATGTAGGAGCTTTTTCAGCAGCACCTGATACATTGCCGAATGCACAACTTTTCCCTGACAATGGAGCAGCAGCTCAACAAAAATTGAAATTCTTATTTATTTCATACGGAACAAATGACAATCTTATTAGTTTTGGTACAAATGTACATAACTTCTGTGATTCTCATAGTATACCAAACACTTACTTCCTTATTCAGGGTGCAGGTCATGATTGGAACGTTTGGAAACAGAGTCTGTGGAATTATTCACAAATGATATGTGAAAAGGGTTTCACAGATTATGTTCCTGCTGAACCTATATCAGCTTTTAAACAAATAGAAGCAGAAGATTTCAGCAGTCAGTCCGGAGTACAAACTGAAACCTGTACCGAAGGAGGTCTTAACGTAGGGTATATTGAGAATGGTGATTATGTTGTTTACAACAATGTAGACTTTGGAACCGGAGCAACAAGCTTTCAGGCAAGAGTAGCAAGTAAAGCAAACGGAGGAAATATCGAAATCAGATTGGATAGTTTAACAGGTCCGTTGGTAGGAACTTGTGAAGTTAAAGCTACGGGCGATTGGCAGACTTGGACTGATGCAAAGTGTACTGTAAGCGGCGCAACAGGAAAGCATAATTTGTATCTTAAATTTACAGGCGGAAGCGATTATCTGATGAACTTTAACTGGTTCAAATTCGGTAATACAGTTCAGACTCTTGTAGGAGATTTAAACGGAGATGCCAGCGTTGATGCAACAGACTATGTTCTTATGAAAAAGTATATTCTTGGACTAATCAGTGAATTCCCTGTTGCTGACACCTTAGGTGCAGGGGATATAAACAAGGACGGTGTAATCGATTCTCTCGATTTTGCTGCCTTCAAGAAAATTCTTTTGGGAACAAACTAA
- a CDS encoding family 43 glycosylhydrolase, with translation MRFKKALSILLLLCLLVAPTTYAGAWQSDNNNGTYTNPILNADYPDISAIRVGSDYYMVSSTFVSFPSIPILHSKDLINWEIIGYVTSDLNGTGKSYNLSNTFNDYGHGCWAPTIAYRNGTYYVGIYQAQGKFIMCTATNPAGPYTKTVYNQGFHDPGLFIDDDGTGYIVSEANDVKVTKLSSDYKSVVSSKVTTRIAGATGNYLVEGTHVMKKNGYYYIFRNSTPPESYTYCLRSKDIYGPYEMRILLNGPSISGGSQIHQGGVIDTVKGEWWFYVFQDGQGLGRRDILVPMQWQNDWPVLGDPATVKNVTIAGKSYPMGSVPVTYKKPDVGETYPTLTIPNTDEFTSTTMGFQWQWNHYPDNTKWSLSERPGYLRLYAKNANNLWRATNTLTQRVEGPDCQGTIELDTTNMADGDNAGLCLLNIPYGTIGVSKSGGVKKIVANINASKDSSGTITNGPALSGNIVYLRAKADLKSNKATFYYSNDNVNFTQLGGTLNMPFDLGFFQGDKFGIYNYTTASSGGYADINWFRYYTSAGPNPPIPEVPLSAFDKIEAENFTSQSGIQNVDCDEGGQAVGYTENGDYVVYKSVDFGNGAKSFKARSSSATNGGTIEIRLDSVTGTLIGSCQVAGTGGWQTFADSVCSVSGVTGKHDLYLKFTGESGYLINLNWIQFTEGSSAVVPGDINGDGQIDAIDLQLMKKYLLGLGEIENVKAADLDGNGEINAIDFSLLKKYLLGIQ, from the coding sequence ATGAGGTTTAAAAAGGCTCTAAGTATTCTATTACTGTTATGCCTATTGGTTGCGCCAACTACTTATGCAGGTGCATGGCAGTCTGATAATAACAACGGTACCTACACAAACCCGATTCTGAACGCTGATTACCCTGATATTTCTGCTATTAGGGTAGGAAGTGATTATTATATGGTAAGTTCCACTTTCGTATCGTTTCCATCGATACCTATTCTTCATTCAAAGGATTTAATCAACTGGGAAATTATAGGATATGTTACTTCGGACCTTAACGGTACGGGGAAATCCTATAATCTGTCAAATACGTTTAATGATTACGGACATGGCTGCTGGGCACCTACCATTGCCTACCGTAACGGAACATATTATGTGGGAATTTATCAGGCACAGGGAAAGTTCATCATGTGCACTGCCACTAATCCGGCAGGCCCTTATACAAAAACAGTTTACAACCAGGGCTTTCATGATCCGGGACTTTTTATTGATGACGACGGTACAGGCTACATTGTCTCTGAAGCAAATGATGTAAAGGTTACTAAACTAAGCTCTGATTATAAGTCGGTAGTGAGTAGTAAGGTGACAACCCGTATCGCAGGTGCAACCGGAAATTATCTGGTTGAAGGTACACATGTAATGAAAAAGAACGGATATTACTATATATTCCGTAACTCTACTCCACCTGAATCGTATACATATTGCCTCAGATCCAAAGACATATATGGACCTTATGAAATGAGGATACTGTTGAATGGTCCCAGCATTTCCGGTGGAAGTCAAATTCACCAAGGGGGAGTTATAGATACCGTAAAAGGTGAATGGTGGTTCTATGTATTTCAGGATGGTCAGGGTCTTGGCCGAAGAGACATTTTAGTACCTATGCAGTGGCAGAATGATTGGCCGGTACTTGGAGACCCAGCCACAGTAAAAAATGTAACTATAGCAGGAAAAAGCTATCCTATGGGTTCAGTGCCTGTTACATACAAGAAGCCGGATGTAGGTGAAACCTATCCAACTCTTACTATTCCCAATACTGATGAGTTCACTTCAACAACAATGGGATTTCAGTGGCAGTGGAATCACTATCCGGACAATACAAAATGGTCTTTAAGCGAGAGACCGGGCTATCTGAGACTTTATGCAAAGAATGCAAATAATCTTTGGAGAGCTACCAATACACTTACCCAAAGAGTTGAGGGGCCTGATTGCCAAGGAACTATAGAGCTTGACACCACCAATATGGCAGACGGTGATAATGCAGGACTATGCCTGCTTAACATTCCGTATGGAACTATAGGGGTAAGCAAGTCAGGGGGAGTAAAAAAAATAGTAGCTAATATTAACGCCAGCAAGGATTCTTCAGGAACCATAACAAATGGCCCTGCACTTTCAGGCAATATTGTCTATTTAAGAGCAAAAGCGGATTTGAAAAGTAACAAGGCTACTTTTTACTATAGCAATGATAATGTAAACTTTACGCAACTTGGCGGAACCTTAAACATGCCTTTTGATTTGGGATTTTTCCAAGGTGATAAGTTCGGTATATACAATTATACAACTGCTTCTTCAGGAGGATATGCCGATATTAACTGGTTCCGCTACTATACTTCTGCAGGACCGAATCCACCAATTCCTGAGGTTCCGTTATCAGCTTTTGACAAAATAGAGGCTGAAAACTTCACTTCACAGTCAGGAATCCAGAATGTAGATTGTGATGAGGGCGGACAGGCTGTAGGATACACCGAAAACGGAGATTACGTTGTTTATAAAAGTGTTGACTTCGGAAACGGTGCAAAAAGTTTTAAAGCCAGATCATCAAGTGCAACCAACGGAGGCACTATTGAAATAAGACTTGACAGCGTAACCGGCACATTAATCGGTTCTTGTCAGGTTGCAGGAACCGGAGGATGGCAAACATTTGCTGATTCAGTTTGCTCCGTAAGCGGAGTTACCGGAAAGCATGACTTGTATCTGAAATTTACAGGGGAAAGCGGATATCTGATTAATCTTAACTGGATTCAATTCACCGAAGGCAGCAGCGCTGTTGTTCCGGGAGACATAAACGGTGACGGACAGATTGATGCGATTGACTTACAGCTCATGAAAAAGTATCTTCTTGGACTGGGTGAAATAGAGAACGTAAAGGCTGCTGATTTGGATGGAAATGGTGAGATTAATGCCATTGATTTTTCATTATTGAAAAAGTACTTGCTGGGAATTCAGTAG
- a CDS encoding non-reducing end alpha-L-arabinofuranosidase family hydrolase gives MSKLVKKGFAMFLGLFMMISTMGTVANAAANPNPSWNVDERVIFHNQCSPYDYYGAKDPTIVYYNGKYLVYYTGANKSGGWQMCFTSASTITDLKTAKRTYMSKIGESYFCAPEIFYFEPQKLWYLVYQDGTHGAAYATTTTPDDPNSWSGPKSFGISGNMGWDYYVICDDQYAYLYNTPSDGSGKLYMRKTTLANFPNKGWSTPTVACSNVFEGAEVYKSLADNQYYLLIEAMIDGRSYELFTSSSAGGPWTLVNNKWATRSNLTKYNADKWTTNVSHGELIRAGYNQKLEINDINKVDFLIQGTTNMSGEYQQITWDLGLIRNYTKGSDEPVTPRSAFDKIEAESWNDQSGIQNVTCDEGTEAVGYTENGDYSVYKSIDFGSGATNFQARVSSATSGGKIEIRLDSATGTLVGTCPVSGTGDWQTFADVNCSVSGVSGKHDLYLKYVGDSGYLMNINWFKFSNTPVITGKLGDINSDGQIDSIDLQLIKKHILGLGTIENTKLADLDADGEVNAIDFSLMKQYILGAITVFPGAGAV, from the coding sequence ATGAGCAAATTAGTTAAAAAAGGTTTTGCAATGTTTTTAGGCTTGTTTATGATGATATCAACTATGGGTACAGTTGCCAATGCTGCCGCAAACCCAAATCCCTCATGGAATGTTGACGAGAGGGTTATTTTTCACAACCAGTGCAGTCCCTACGATTACTATGGGGCTAAAGACCCTACTATTGTTTATTATAACGGTAAATACCTGGTTTATTACACAGGTGCAAATAAAAGCGGGGGATGGCAAATGTGTTTTACATCTGCAAGCACAATTACAGATTTAAAGACTGCTAAACGTACATATATGAGTAAAATAGGAGAAAGTTATTTCTGTGCGCCGGAAATATTCTATTTTGAACCTCAGAAATTATGGTATCTGGTTTATCAGGATGGTACTCACGGAGCAGCTTATGCAACCACAACAACTCCTGACGACCCGAATTCGTGGTCGGGGCCAAAATCTTTTGGCATATCCGGCAACATGGGTTGGGACTATTATGTAATATGCGATGACCAGTACGCTTACCTGTACAATACACCAAGTGACGGGTCGGGAAAACTGTATATGAGAAAAACCACTCTGGCAAACTTCCCTAATAAGGGCTGGAGTACACCAACCGTAGCCTGCTCAAATGTTTTTGAAGGAGCAGAGGTATATAAGAGTCTTGCCGACAATCAGTATTATCTGCTTATTGAAGCAATGATAGACGGAAGAAGCTATGAGCTCTTCACATCATCAAGTGCCGGGGGACCATGGACTCTGGTAAACAATAAATGGGCAACAAGAAGCAATCTTACAAAATACAACGCAGACAAGTGGACAACAAATGTATCACATGGAGAACTTATACGTGCCGGATATAATCAGAAGCTGGAAATCAATGATATAAACAAGGTGGATTTCCTAATTCAGGGTACAACAAACATGTCAGGTGAATACCAACAAATCACCTGGGATTTGGGCCTTATCAGAAATTACACTAAAGGTTCTGACGAGCCTGTTACTCCAAGATCTGCTTTTGACAAAATAGAAGCTGAAAGCTGGAATGACCAATCCGGAATCCAGAACGTAACCTGTGATGAAGGAACTGAGGCTGTAGGGTACACTGAAAATGGTGATTACAGCGTATACAAGAGCATAGATTTCGGAAGCGGTGCTACCAACTTCCAGGCAAGAGTATCAAGTGCTACCAGCGGAGGTAAGATTGAGATAAGACTAGACAGCGCAACAGGAACCTTGGTTGGGACTTGCCCTGTTTCAGGAACAGGGGACTGGCAGACCTTTGCGGATGTGAACTGTTCCGTCAGCGGTGTAAGCGGTAAACACGACTTATATCTCAAATATGTTGGAGACAGCGGATATTTAATGAATATTAATTGGTTTAAATTCAGTAATACACCTGTTATTACAGGTAAATTAGGCGATATAAATTCTGACGGACAGATAGACTCCATTGATTTACAATTAATAAAAAAGCACATTTTAGGCTTAGGAACAATAGAAAACACAAAGCTTGCGGACTTGGATGCCGACGGAGAAGTTAACGCTATTGATTTTTCACTGATGAAGCAATACATACTGGGGGCGATTACTGTTTTTCCCGGTGCAGGTGCAGTATGA